In Apodemus sylvaticus chromosome 8, mApoSyl1.1, whole genome shotgun sequence, one genomic interval encodes:
- the Nt5dc2 gene encoding 5'-nucleotidase domain-containing protein 2, giving the protein MAGAGLRAAARRWLLCGGHGGSRAASSSPSCPGCGPPGPGAHCPSTPRSAPADGADLSAHLWARYQDMRRLVHDLLPPEVCSLLNPAAIYANNEISLSDVEVYGFDYDYTLAQYADALHPEIFNAARDILIEHYKYPEGIRKYDYDPSFAIRGLHYDIQKSLLMKIDAFHYVQLGTAYRGLQPVPDDEVIDLYGGTQHIPLYQMSGFYGKGPSIKQFMDIFSLPEMALLSCVVDYFLGHGLEFDQVHLYKDVTDAIRDVHVKGLMYQWIEQDMEKYILRGDETFAVLSRLVAHGKQLFLITNSPFSFVDKGMRHMVGPDWRQLFDVVIVQADKPNFFTDRRKPFRKLDEKGSLHWDRITRLEKGKIYRQGNLFDFLRLTEWRGPRVLYFGDHLYSDLADLMLRHGWRTGAIIPELEREIRIINTEQYMHSLTWQQALTGLLERMQTYQDAESRQVLATWMKERQELRCITKALFNAQFGSIFRTFHNPTYFSRRLVRFSDLYMASLSCLLNYRVDFTFYPRRTPLQHEAPLWMDQLCTGCMKTPFLGDMAHIR; this is encoded by the exons ATGGCGGGTGCGGGACTGCGGGCGGCAGCCAGGCGCTGGCTGCTGTGCGGAGGCCACGGCGGATCGCGGGCCGCCTCGTCCTCACCCTCCTGCCCTGGCTGCGGCCCGCCGGGTCCCGGAGCCCACTGCCCTAGCACCCCGCGCTCGGCGCCCGCAGACGGCGCGGACCTCAGCGCGCACTTGTGGGCTCGTTACCAGGACATGCGGAGGCTGGTGCACG ACCTTCTGCCCCCTGAGGTCTGCAGCCTCCTAAACCCAGCAGCTATCTATGCCAACAACGAGATCAGCCTGAGCGACGTCGAAGTCTATGGCTTTGACTACGACTACACACTGGCCCAGTATGCAGACGCACTGCACCCTGAGATCTTCAATGCCGCCCGGGACATCTTGATAGAACACTACAAG TATCCTGAGGGGATTCGGAAGTATGACTATGACCCCAGCTTTGCCATCCGTGGCCTCCACTACGACATTCAGAAG AGCCTTCTGATGAAAATTGATGCTTTTCATTATGTACAATTGGGAACGGCCTACAG GGGCCTCCAGCCTGTGCCAGATGATGAAGTGATTGACCTGTACGGAGGTACCCAGCACATCCCACTCTACCAGATGAGCGGCTTCTACGGCAAG GGTCCGTCCATCAAGCAGTTCATGGACATCTTCTCTCTCCCGGAGATGGCTCTGCTGTCCTGTGTGGTGGACTACTTTCTGGGCCACGGCCTAGAGTTTGATCAAGTCCACCTCTACAAGGATGTGACG GACGCCATCCGGGATGTGCATGTAAAGGGTCTCATGTACCAGTGGATTGAGCAGGACATGG AGAAGTACATCCTGAGAGGGGATGAAACATTTGCGGTCCTGAGCCGCCTGGTGGCCCACGGGAAACAGCTGTTCCTCATTACCAACAGTCCCTTCAGCTTCGT GGACAAAGGTATGCGGCACATGGTAGGGCCTGACTGGCGCCAGCTCTTCGATGTGGTCATCGTCCAGGCAGACAAGCCCAACTTTTTCACCGACCGGCGCAA GCCTTTTCGCAAGCTTGACGAGAAGGGCTCCCTCCACTGGGACCGGATCACTCGCCTAGAGAAGGGCAAGATCTATCGACAG GGAAACCTGTTTGATTTTCTCCGTCTGACAGAATGGCGAGGGCCACGTGTGCTCTATTTCGGTGACCACCTTTACAGTGACCTGGCG GATCTCATGCTGCGGCACGGCTGGCGCACGGGAGCCATCATCCCTGAGCTGGAGCGCGAGATCCGCATCATCAACACGGAGCAGTACATGCACTCGCTGACCTGGCAGCAGGCTCTCACTGGGCTGCTAGAGCGCATGCAG ACTTATCAGGATGCAGAGTCACGGCAGGTGCTGGCTACCTGGATGAAGGAGCGGCAAGAACTGAG GTGCATCACGAAGGCCCTGTTCAACGCTCAGTTTGGGAGCATCTTCCGCACCTTCCATAACCCTACCTACTTCTCCAGGCGCCTCGTGCGCTTCTCCGACCTCTACATGGCCTCTCTCAGCTGTCTGCTCAACTACCGCGTAGACTTCACCTTCTACCCGCGCCGCACACCCCTGCAGCACGAGGCTCCCCTCTGGATGGACCAGCTGTGCACCGGCTGCATGAAGACACCCTTTCTTGGCGACATGGCCCACATCCGCTGA